A genomic segment from [Flavobacterium] thermophilum encodes:
- the yocK gene encoding General stress protein 16O — MLTNEQLAAFRSTLLEMKRDIEDRLNQNDHFGMTRSHAHDAVGELASYDNHPADEATELYEREKDLALDDHTEREFREIERALKAIDDGTYGICRTCGQPIPYERLEALPTTLYCREHSPDQIVSQKRPLEEGVLMPPFGKFDFEDRDESVAYDAEDAWQEVARYGSSDTPSDLGKNVDYYGEVYAESEEHVGYVEDLENFAAVDLHGRNVKVYPTREHEWLENILDDEGIMSNIGDLPAYEKDPYTVNESYRRYDERPTQQNFGEPNP; from the coding sequence ATGTTGACGAACGAACAACTCGCCGCCTTCCGCTCCACATTGCTTGAGATGAAGCGGGACATTGAAGACCGGCTGAATCAAAACGACCATTTCGGCATGACGCGCAGCCACGCCCACGATGCGGTCGGCGAGCTGGCAAGCTACGACAACCATCCCGCCGATGAGGCGACCGAACTGTATGAGCGGGAAAAAGATTTGGCGTTGGACGACCATACAGAGCGCGAATTCCGCGAGATCGAGCGGGCGCTGAAAGCCATCGATGACGGCACGTACGGGATTTGCCGCACATGCGGCCAGCCGATTCCGTACGAGCGGCTTGAGGCGTTGCCGACAACACTTTATTGCCGGGAGCACAGCCCGGACCAAATCGTCTCGCAAAAGCGACCACTCGAAGAAGGGGTACTCATGCCGCCGTTTGGCAAATTCGATTTTGAAGACCGCGACGAATCGGTCGCCTATGACGCCGAAGACGCTTGGCAAGAAGTCGCCCGCTACGGTTCATCGGACACGCCGTCCGACCTTGGCAAAAATGTTGATTATTACGGAGAAGTATACGCCGAATCGGAGGAGCACGTCGGCTATGTCGAGGATTTGGAAAATTTCGCTGCTGTCGATTTGCACGGGCGAAATGTCAAAGTGTATCCGACGCGGGAGCACGAATGGCTCGAAAACATATTGGATGACGAAGGCATCATGTCAAACATCGGCGACTTGCCGGCGTATGAAAAAGACCCGTATACGGTGAACGAAAGCTATCGCCGCTACGATGAGCGCCCGACCCAGCAAAACTTCGGGGAACCCAATCCGTAG
- a CDS encoding Protein of uncharacterised function DUF124: protein MNAHEIDYRLYGDDMQFVEIELDPRESVIAEAGAMMMMEDDIAMETVFGDGSSAGKGLLGRLVGAGKRLLTGESLFMTVFTNQGSGKRRVAFAAPYPGKIIPVDLSELGEKLICQKDSFLCAAKGVSVGIEFQRKLGAGFFGGEGFIMQKLEGDGLAFLHAGGTIQRRELQPGEKLRIDTGCLVAMTKDVDYDIEYVGNIKTAFFGGEGLFLATVTGPGAVWVQSLPFSRLADRVLAAAPSAGGRSVGEGSILGGIGDWLDGDD, encoded by the coding sequence ATGAATGCCCATGAGATCGATTACCGGCTGTACGGCGATGACATGCAGTTTGTCGAGATCGAACTCGACCCACGCGAAAGCGTCATTGCGGAAGCGGGCGCCATGATGATGATGGAAGACGACATCGCGATGGAAACGGTCTTTGGCGACGGCTCCTCAGCCGGAAAAGGACTGCTCGGCCGCCTCGTCGGCGCCGGGAAACGGCTGCTCACCGGGGAAAGTCTGTTCATGACCGTGTTTACAAATCAAGGCAGCGGCAAGCGCCGCGTCGCCTTTGCCGCTCCGTATCCGGGAAAAATCATTCCGGTCGACTTGAGCGAACTGGGCGAGAAACTCATCTGCCAAAAAGACTCGTTTTTATGCGCCGCCAAAGGGGTTTCCGTCGGCATTGAGTTTCAACGCAAGCTCGGGGCCGGCTTTTTCGGCGGGGAAGGGTTTATTATGCAAAAGCTGGAAGGCGACGGCCTCGCCTTTTTGCACGCGGGCGGGACGATCCAACGCCGCGAACTGCAACCGGGGGAAAAGCTGCGCATTGACACCGGTTGCCTTGTCGCCATGACGAAGGACGTCGACTACGATATTGAATACGTCGGCAACATCAAAACCGCCTTTTTCGGCGGGGAAGGGTTGTTTTTGGCAACCGTCACCGGCCCCGGGGCGGTGTGGGTGCAGTCGCTCCCGTTCAGCCGGCTCGCTGACCGCGTGCTCGCTGCCGCTCCGAGCGCCGGCGGACGGTCGGTCGGCGAAGGCAGCATCCTTGGCGGCATCGGCGATTGGCTAGACGGCGACGATTGA
- the malP gene encoding Maltodextrin phosphorylase translates to MFADKETFKRAFVARVEALCGKPFAESTARDHYHVLGQMVREHISRHWITTNERYRAQRWKQVYYLSIEFLLGRLLGNNLLNLGVRSVVEEGLRELGIRLEDIEECEADAGLGNGGLGRLAACFLDSLATLNLPGHGHGIRYKHGLFDQKIVDGYQVELPEQWLRHGNVWEIRKEELAVEVRFWGRVEVSEQNGRLVFRHVDSENVMAVPYDVPVIGYGTNTVNTLRLWSAEPAKTFPLHKDVMQYKRETEAISEFLYPDDTHDEGKILRLKQQYFLVAASLGSITRAHRRQHGSLRRLHEYVAIHVNDTHPALAIPELMRILLDEEGMSWEEAWHITTHTIAYTNHTTLAEALEKWPIRLFQPLLPRIYMIVEEINERFCRELWERYPGDWRRIEQMAIVAHGMVKMAHLAVVASHSVNGVAKLHTEILKQREMRLFYEWAPQKFNNKTNGVTHRRWLLKANPELSALITDTIGPRWIHEPEALVELAPHASDPAFQEALAAVKRRRKAKLATRIYEKTGIGVDESSIFDVQVKRLHAYKRQLLNVLHIMHLYNRLKEDSHFSIHPRTFIFGAKASPGYYYAKRIIKLIHSVAEKVNNDKRVHDQLKVIFLENYRVSLAEEIIPAADVSEQISTASKEASGTGNMKFMMNGAITLGTLDGANVEIAEAVGKENMFLFGLTAEEVLRYYEHGGYRAHEYYHHDKRIKQVVDQLVNGFFPDAGDYFEPIYDSLLTQNDEYFVLRDFAAYAEAHEQVEDAYRDPARWWRMSAVNIAHSGYFASDRTVAEYAAEIWGISPSM, encoded by the coding sequence TTGTTCGCCGATAAAGAAACGTTCAAACGGGCGTTTGTGGCGCGGGTCGAGGCGCTGTGCGGCAAACCGTTTGCCGAATCGACGGCGCGCGATCATTATCACGTTCTCGGCCAGATGGTGCGCGAACATATCAGCCGCCATTGGATCACGACGAATGAACGCTACCGGGCGCAACGGTGGAAGCAAGTGTATTATTTGTCGATTGAGTTTTTGTTGGGTCGCCTGCTCGGCAACAATTTGTTAAACCTCGGCGTCCGCTCGGTCGTCGAGGAAGGATTGCGCGAGCTCGGCATTCGCCTTGAGGACATTGAGGAATGCGAAGCGGACGCCGGGCTTGGCAACGGCGGGCTGGGGCGGCTCGCCGCCTGCTTTTTGGATTCGCTCGCGACGCTCAATTTGCCGGGCCACGGGCACGGCATCCGCTACAAGCATGGGCTGTTTGACCAAAAGATCGTCGACGGTTATCAAGTCGAACTGCCGGAGCAATGGCTGCGCCACGGAAACGTGTGGGAAATCCGGAAAGAAGAGCTGGCGGTCGAAGTTCGCTTCTGGGGAAGGGTCGAGGTGTCGGAACAAAACGGCCGCCTTGTATTCCGCCATGTCGACAGCGAAAACGTGATGGCCGTGCCGTACGACGTGCCGGTCATCGGCTACGGGACGAACACGGTCAACACGCTCCGGCTTTGGAGCGCCGAACCGGCGAAGACGTTCCCGCTCCATAAAGATGTCATGCAATACAAACGGGAGACCGAAGCCATTTCCGAGTTTTTGTACCCGGACGATACGCATGACGAAGGAAAAATTTTGCGGCTGAAGCAGCAGTATTTTCTCGTCGCCGCCAGCCTCGGCAGCATCACCCGCGCTCATCGCCGCCAGCACGGGAGTTTGCGCCGGCTTCATGAGTATGTCGCCATTCATGTGAACGACACGCATCCGGCGCTCGCGATTCCGGAATTGATGCGCATTTTGCTTGATGAGGAAGGGATGAGCTGGGAAGAGGCTTGGCACATTACGACCCATACGATCGCGTACACGAATCATACGACGCTGGCGGAAGCGCTGGAGAAATGGCCGATTCGTCTGTTTCAGCCGCTGTTGCCGCGCATTTATATGATCGTCGAGGAAATCAACGAACGGTTTTGCCGCGAGCTGTGGGAACGTTATCCCGGCGATTGGAGGCGGATTGAACAAATGGCCATCGTCGCCCACGGGATGGTGAAAATGGCGCACTTGGCCGTCGTGGCAAGCCATAGCGTCAACGGCGTGGCGAAACTGCATACGGAGATTTTGAAACAGCGGGAGATGCGCTTGTTTTACGAATGGGCGCCGCAAAAGTTCAACAATAAGACGAACGGCGTGACGCACCGGCGCTGGCTCTTAAAAGCCAACCCCGAGCTGTCGGCGTTGATTACGGACACGATCGGCCCGCGTTGGATTCATGAGCCGGAAGCGCTTGTGGAACTGGCGCCGCATGCTTCCGATCCGGCGTTTCAAGAGGCGCTCGCCGCCGTCAAGCGGCGGCGCAAAGCGAAGCTCGCCACCCGCATTTATGAGAAGACCGGAATCGGTGTTGACGAGTCGTCGATCTTTGATGTGCAAGTGAAACGGCTGCACGCCTACAAACGGCAACTGTTGAACGTGCTGCACATCATGCATTTGTACAATCGGCTGAAGGAGGATTCACACTTCTCGATTCACCCGCGCACGTTTATCTTCGGGGCGAAGGCGTCGCCGGGCTATTACTACGCCAAGAGGATTATCAAGCTGATCCATTCGGTCGCCGAGAAGGTGAACAACGACAAACGGGTCCATGACCAGTTGAAAGTCATTTTTTTGGAAAACTACCGTGTGTCGCTCGCCGAAGAGATCATCCCGGCCGCCGATGTGAGCGAGCAAATCTCAACCGCCAGCAAAGAAGCGTCCGGGACGGGCAACATGAAGTTTATGATGAACGGAGCGATCACGCTTGGCACACTTGATGGGGCGAACGTCGAAATCGCGGAAGCGGTCGGGAAAGAAAACATGTTTTTGTTCGGGCTGACGGCTGAGGAAGTGCTCCGCTACTACGAACACGGCGGCTACCGGGCGCACGAGTATTACCATCACGACAAGCGGATCAAGCAAGTCGTCGACCAGCTTGTCAACGGCTTTTTCCCGGATGCCGGCGATTACTTTGAACCGATTTACGATTCGCTTTTGACGCAAAATGATGAATATTTTGTGCTGCGCGACTTTGCCGCCTACGCCGAAGCGCATGAGCAGGTGGAAGACGCTTACCGCGATCCGGCGCGCTGGTGGCGGATGAGCGCCGTCAACATCGCCCACTCCGGCTACTTTGCCAGCGACCGGACCGTCGCGGAATACGCGGCTGAGATTTGGGGCATTTCGCCGTCGATGTAA
- the glgA gene encoding Glycogen synthase, with translation MNVLFAVSECAPFAKSGGLADVAGALPKELRRLGVDARVMLPKYETIAREWKEKMNKTAEFTVPVGWRRQYAGVEELEHDGVIYYFIDNEYYFKRPQLYGHYDDGERFSYFCRAVLDALPEIGFQPDIIHCHDWHTGMIPFLLCEQYHHDPFYADIRTMFTIHNLQFQGLFPRGILEDLLNLDGRYFTVDQLEFYGSVSFMKGALVASDLITTVSPTYKEEIQTAYYGERLDGLLRARRADLLGILNGIDDEFYNPQTDPFLAATYSVHTRERKKLNKRALQRRFGLPERDDAPVVAMVTRMTAQKGLDLVTCVFHDLMQEDMQLVVLGTGDWRFEQFFSQMAAAYPNKVGVYIGFHEPLAHQIYAGSDLFLMPSLFEPCGLSQMIALRYGTIPIVRETGGLNDTVQSYNEFTGEGNGFSFTNFNAHDMLYTIRRALSFYHQPSVWERLMERAMRGDYSWRRSAKEYEKAYKRLVKKGGDALVRR, from the coding sequence ATGAACGTGCTATTTGCCGTTTCCGAATGCGCCCCGTTCGCCAAATCGGGGGGATTGGCCGACGTTGCCGGCGCGCTGCCGAAAGAGCTGCGCCGGCTCGGCGTTGACGCCCGTGTCATGCTGCCGAAATATGAGACGATCGCCCGCGAATGGAAAGAGAAGATGAACAAAACGGCGGAGTTCACCGTGCCGGTCGGGTGGCGCCGCCAATATGCCGGCGTGGAGGAGCTCGAGCACGACGGGGTCATCTATTACTTCATCGACAACGAGTATTACTTCAAACGGCCGCAGCTGTACGGCCATTATGACGACGGCGAGCGGTTTTCTTATTTTTGCCGGGCGGTGCTGGACGCGCTGCCGGAGATCGGGTTTCAGCCCGACATCATTCATTGCCATGACTGGCACACCGGCATGATTCCATTTTTGCTGTGCGAGCAATACCACCATGATCCGTTTTATGCGGATATCCGCACGATGTTTACGATTCACAACTTGCAGTTTCAAGGGCTGTTTCCGCGCGGGATTTTAGAGGATTTGTTGAATTTGGACGGACGGTATTTCACCGTCGACCAGCTCGAGTTTTACGGAAGCGTCAGCTTTATGAAAGGGGCGCTTGTCGCCTCCGATTTGATCACGACGGTGAGTCCGACGTACAAAGAAGAGATTCAAACCGCCTATTACGGCGAGCGGTTGGACGGCTTGCTGCGGGCGCGGCGGGCCGATTTGCTCGGCATCTTAAACGGCATTGACGACGAGTTTTACAACCCGCAAACCGATCCGTTTTTGGCGGCGACCTATAGCGTACATACGCGGGAAAGAAAAAAACTCAACAAGCGCGCTTTGCAGCGGCGGTTCGGTCTGCCAGAGCGGGATGATGCGCCCGTCGTCGCCATGGTGACGCGAATGACGGCGCAAAAAGGGCTCGATTTGGTGACGTGCGTCTTTCATGACCTCATGCAGGAAGACATGCAGCTCGTCGTGCTCGGCACCGGGGATTGGCGCTTTGAACAGTTTTTCTCGCAAATGGCAGCGGCCTATCCGAACAAAGTCGGGGTGTACATCGGCTTTCACGAACCGCTCGCCCATCAAATCTATGCGGGCTCGGACTTGTTTTTAATGCCGTCATTATTTGAACCGTGCGGGTTGAGCCAAATGATCGCGCTTCGGTACGGGACGATTCCGATCGTTCGGGAAACGGGTGGGCTGAACGATACGGTGCAATCGTACAATGAATTTACAGGAGAGGGAAACGGGTTCAGCTTTACGAACTTTAATGCCCATGACATGTTGTACACGATCCGCCGGGCGCTGTCGTTCTACCACCAGCCATCTGTCTGGGAGCGGCTCATGGAGCGGGCGATGCGCGGCGATTACAGCTGGCGCCGTTCAGCGAAAGAGTATGAAAAAGCGTACAAACGGCTGGTCAAAAAAGGGGGAGATGCGCTTGTTCGCCGATAA
- the glgC_1 gene encoding Glucose-1-phosphate adenylyltransferase yields the protein MNNNMMLGVIDATTYMEAMAPLVEQRSIAAVPFAGRYRLIDFVLSSMVNSGIESVAIFSKYQYRSLMDHLGSGKNWDLNRKRDGLFFFPSPDLLFSGERRVGAFAHFEQHIDYFLRSRQKYAIIANGYTVCNIDFAEVLVSHIERGCDVTRICRRGEPLEMYLLETSLLLDLIADYKNRGYRSIVDVVRDGRHSLSICDYEYTGYAAVIDSVGQYFRSSMELLDRNVWEQLFLAERPIYTKVKDEPPTKYGREGIVKRSMIANGCVIDGTVENSVLFRSVKIGKGAVVKNSIIMQKCQIGDGCVLDGVIIDKDAKVEPGVVLKGTADQPFVVRKGTVQGEVASR from the coding sequence ATGAACAACAACATGATGTTGGGCGTCATCGACGCGACCACGTATATGGAGGCAATGGCGCCGCTTGTCGAGCAACGCTCAATCGCAGCGGTGCCGTTTGCCGGCCGGTATCGGCTCATTGATTTCGTGCTCTCAAGCATGGTTAACTCCGGCATTGAGAGTGTTGCGATTTTTTCGAAATATCAGTACCGTTCGCTCATGGACCATTTAGGGTCAGGGAAAAACTGGGACTTAAACCGAAAGCGGGACGGACTGTTTTTCTTCCCGTCGCCGGATTTGCTGTTTTCCGGCGAGCGCCGCGTCGGGGCATTTGCCCACTTCGAGCAGCATATCGACTATTTTTTGCGGAGCCGACAAAAATACGCGATCATTGCGAACGGCTATACGGTATGCAACATCGACTTTGCAGAGGTGCTCGTGAGCCATATCGAACGCGGCTGCGATGTGACGCGGATTTGCCGCCGCGGCGAGCCGCTTGAGATGTATTTGCTAGAAACGTCGCTGCTGCTTGATTTAATCGCCGATTACAAAAACCGCGGCTACCGAAGCATCGTCGACGTCGTCCGCGATGGCCGCCATTCGCTGTCGATTTGCGATTACGAATACACGGGGTATGCGGCGGTCATCGATTCGGTGGGACAATATTTCCGCTCAAGCATGGAACTGTTGGATCGGAACGTCTGGGAACAGCTCTTTCTCGCGGAGCGGCCGATTTATACGAAAGTGAAAGACGAGCCGCCGACGAAGTACGGGCGGGAAGGGATCGTAAAGCGCTCGATGATCGCCAACGGCTGCGTCATTGACGGGACGGTGGAAAACAGCGTCTTGTTCCGCTCTGTGAAGATCGGCAAAGGAGCGGTCGTGAAAAACAGCATTATTATGCAAAAGTGCCAAATCGGCGACGGCTGCGTCCTCGATGGCGTCATTATCGATAAAGACGCCAAGGTCGAACCGGGCGTGGTGTTGAAAGGAACGGCTGATCAACCGTTTGTCGTCCGCAAAGGAACGGTGCAGGGGGAGGTCGCCAGCCGATGA